The genomic DNA TAATCCTTCCCTCAAAGTTCAGTCACGATAATCTCATTTCACTCTCGTTTCACTCTGCCCTAGCCAGTAGCCACCGAAACTTCACTCTTCTCATCGTTTCACTCTTCTCATCGTTCTCATCGTTTCACTCTTCTCATCGCTTCCGCCACCAGCCACCCCAGCCACCGTTCAGCCACCACCAGCCACCGTTCTGCTTCCAGCCACCGTCCTCTCACGGTAACTTCACTCTTCTCATCGtttcacttttcttttcttttacactATTTTACTTCCAGCCaccgttcttttcttttcttcccactgttttcttttattttacttCTTTTTGTTAATTCTTTTTCTCCACTGTTTTATTAAATGTATATGTCACTGTTTTTTGTCGATAGAACAATATGGCAGCATCTTCCTCAACACCAAATTCTTCTACGTCGGTTGCTTCGTGTGCTGCAATATTCAAACCAACCAATAGTAAAGACATAGGATGGAAATATAATGGTTTGAAGGATTTGAATAATCGGAAGAAGGTCACATGTGATTTCTGTAACATGACAAGTAGTGGAGGAATAAGTAGAGCAAAAAGGCATCAAGCAGGAATTCAAGGCGATGTAATTCCTTGTTTGAAAACACCGGAGGATGTTAAGGCTATATTACGTGCCGACATTTTTGAGAAAGAGAAAATTAAGAAAGGAATACAAGAAATTGCGGTGCAAATAGATGCGGATGATACCCTTGATATCGAGGAAATAAGTAGGATTAGAACCGGAAAGAGGATTGCCGAGAATGAGACCTCTTCAATAGCCATCAAGAGGACTAAAGGGCCATTAGATTTGGTGTATAAGAAGGCTAAGGACACAAGTATCAATGATGCTTGTGATAAAGAAGCGAGGGCAAGAACTATCCAATATGTTGCTCGCTTTTTTTATACGTGTGGAGTTGCTTTTAATGTAGCAAATGCAAGAGCTTTTAAGTTGATGTTGGAAGCCGTTGGGAGCTATGGTCCTCATTTGAAGCCGCCAAGTTATCATGAACTTAGGGTTCCACTTCTTAAAAATGAGTTGGAATATACGAAAGGTTTGTTGAAGAACCAAGAGGTGCAAAGAAACAAATACGGTTGTTCAATTATGTCGGATGGTTGGACGGATAGAAAAGGTAGAACATTGATCAATTTCTTGGTCAATTGCTCGACGGGGaccatgtttgtgaagagtgtggATGCTTCCGACTATGCAAAGACGGGTGAAAAGCTAGCCGAGTTGTTGGACACATTTGttgaggaaatgggtgaaaaaaatGTTGTCCAATTGATCACCGATAATGGAAGCAACTATGTAGCGGCGGGTAAAATATTGTGTGAAGGGAGGAAACACTTGTTTTGGACTCCATGTGCTGCCCATTGTATAGACCTTATGTTAGAAGACATAGGCAAAATTCCAAAGGTGAAAAATGTTATACAAAAAGGGATTAAGGTTGTGGGCTACATTTATAACCATACTTTTGCTTTGAATTTAATGAGAAAGACTACCGGCAATGTTGAATTGGTTAAACAAGGAGTGACAAGGTTTGCTACCCATTTCCTTTGTCTACAAAGAATGCAAGAACTAAGAGGAAAGCTTAGAGAGATGTTCCTTTGTGAAGAATGGACAAGTTCCAAGTGTGCCAAAGATCCTAAAGGAAAAAGGGCAGCTACTACTATTCTTAATGTATCATTTTGGAGTGATGTTCTCTACACTCTTAAGTGCATGGCGCCTCTTGTAGATGTGTTAAGAATGGTTGACAATGAAAGGAAACCCGCAATGGGATACATATATGCCGCAATGGGGGTAGCGAAGGAATCGATTGAAAAAGCTTTCAATTTAAATTCAAGCAAgtataaagatgtttttgaaatcaTTGATAAAAGATGGGAGTGTCAACTTCATCATCCGCTACATGCTGCAGGCCACTATCTCAATCCTGAATATTATTTTTCTAAACCAGAAATTGAGTCCGATGCTAGATTGGTAAAAGGCCTCCGTAGGTGCATTGAGAGACTTAGTGAAAGTGAAGATGTGGAGGATTTGATTTCAGTAGAATTGGCACAATATCGGAGTGCTTCAGGTCTCTTTGGTATAAAAGCGGCAATGAGACAAAGGTCGACATTAGCTCCAGGTAAGATGGaatgattttttgaagttttacATGTGATATACTTTGTGTTATGTATATAGAATGATTTTTTACAATTACTTGCAGCTGAGTGGTGGAAGTCTTATGGAGCCGAAACTCCGCATTTGCAATTGTTGGCTATTAAAGTGTTGAGTTTGGGTTGCAGTGCTTCCGGATGTGAGCGTAACTGGAGCATCTTTGAGCATGTGAGTATTAATTTTATACTAGGATATTAAAGTATCGTACATGCaagtattattaaattaatacttCAAATTATTGTATTTTAGATTCATTccaagaagagaaataaattggaacatcaaaaattgcaAGACTTGGTGTTTATCAAGTATAATCAAGCTTTGGTAGAGAGGTTTGAAATTCGAGATAAAATTGATCCTATGGAATTTAGCGAAATTAATTTCCACACCGAATGGTTGGTGGGAGAGATGGAAAAGGTAGGAGATGTTGGTGAAGAATTGGTTGATCCAAATCATGATTTAACTTGGACTCAAGTTGCCGATGCTAGTGGGGCTAATGAGCCTTTAATCTACACTAGGAGGTCAATGGCACGCCCACAAACATCAAGGCCACCAAGAGCAACAATTGCACCAAGAGCAACAATTGCACCAAGAGCAACAATTGCACAACAAGTGGTGGTAgaagaggttgaagaagatgttgaagatgaagaatcggaggaagatgttgaagaagatgaagaattggAGGAaaatgttgaagaagaagaagaagaagaagaagatgaagatgaagatgttgaGGAATATTTTGATGATGCTACATGATTTTTTATGTTTGCTTGAATTTTCATATTATAGTACtaagtttgaatttgaatctaTATGTTTTGAATCtttatgttttgaattattaagcaTGGCTCTTTGTTTGACAttagattttataaatattttatgagtgatgtgttttataattttctatataattattagtatataaAAATTTGTCCCGCTATCCGGGATGCCGCTATTCCCTCCCATTCCCGGGGGTCGGCCGCTCCGCTCCGCTATCCGGGATTAACAACTCTGACTCCAAGTTACATATCCTGCCGCAAGCCAAGTAAAAACTGGCGCTACATATTTGTCATAGCAAAAAGACACTACTTCTATTTGCAAATATACCAGCAATGCAGACAATGTGGATTTGCCACAACCGCTAGTGCCACACAGCAGCACTGTCACAGATTCCTTCCGTTCTCGGATCCTGCCATCAGAGAAAATAGTCACATGTTCAAGATGGGAACATTGTACAGCATTTTCAAAATTGTGACAAATTGTAGATATAAGTTTTAGTGAGCTTCAAATGTTTCTATGATGTGTTCATGTTGAAATTCAGTACTTTCACCCATAAGGAAAAAAATATTGTCTACAAAACAATCAAGAAGGAACATTTAATGCTGATAGTTGTATAGATAGAATATTACATAGAATATTCCTTAGCCTATCTAGAATAGAATATACCATAGCATATTCGGTATGTGACTAATACATTGAGTTGTATATTTTACTATATAATACAACTTCCGTAGTGCTATAGACACACGATTTTGTTCAAATGTCTCTCATTCTCTCGTATTTCAACATGGTATCAAAGCCTCGCTTAAGATCCAGTGGGCCACTTGTTATTAGGTTTCCTTTATCAGATCGTCTACCATTTATTTTCACACTCCATATGTTCTGTCCTAGGCGTGAGAGGATGTTAAGAGTCTCATGTTGGACAATATATGGcatgaacatgtgcttataagtgagaGGTAATCCTCATCCTACAAGTCGGTTTCATAGGGATGAGTAAGGACTTAGGCCAGAACAGAACAGAAAGTAGAAGATATTCACAATAACAAACAGAAAAATAGAGTGAATTTGTTTGACCGGCCAACTAGAATCAATTTAGTTTGCCCTGAATTGGAAATTTGAGAAATCGGTCATTCTCCTTTTTTCAAGCTTCTTGCAAATCAATACGGTTTCCatgtgaaataaaataaaaaaatctgtcATTTGTAATATTAACAACTTTAACAAAACAAATCTTACGGCTAATCATTAAAAATCAGAACCACAAGAAAAATACAGAAAATCGTTATAAGAGCAGATGCCACAACAACAATAAAAGAATTTAACCTTTTCTTCTATTCAGATTCTATCAAAATAGTTGCCATAAAGATATTAATACCTGCAAGCTAGCATCAAGTCTGCTCTCTGGTTTGGACCCACATACTTGTACTCAGCCAGAACATCACAGACAATATCTAGAAAAGTTTCTCTCTTAACAAATACAGTTGTACGTTTTTTGTACAACTCAAATGGCACACTCTTACTTTCGAGATCTTTTCCTAAAAGTAAGTGATTGTCTATATCTGTTTTACTTAGGCAAGCAGAAGTTTCCTGACAATCTTTGTTCGCATTTCCTTTAGAAGTATCAAAACATGATAAAACCATTCCTTCAGACTTGAAAGGCTCAGTAGAACTCCCAATCCTTGTGAGTTCAAAAACCCTTTGGCTGATCTGATAAGATAAAAAGTCAATTATCAGAAATATGAGGACTAACTTTCAATAGAGATTTAATTTAGATCTGCAAGACATCAAGTAAATTGGCAGATGTGATATAATGAGTAACAACGACAGATATTAATGGCAGATGccatattatggctaaaattCTGCAATATAAATAGTGACATGGGCTCAAGGCCTACAGTGGAAACATGGCAGATATAATGGATGTTGCAGCTCCATGGCCTAGCTCGAACCACAAGTAATTGATTATTGGTGGACCATGCATTACTGTAAACACTCATTTCGAAGAGATGTCAGGTGATAATTAAGAACCTGATATATATACCATAATTAATTGGATTGCAGCATAGATTGTAGGCAACCTAATAGGGAAACATGTCCTCAATTTAGTCTTTGACAATAATGACCTATCAATGTTTAAAAGAAAACATGTGGCAAGAACAAGACACATTGGTACAGGATTGAACCTAAAGCTCGACACTAGATTAACAATAGATGTTGGAGCTCAAATGCCAAAAGTGAACACAAATGGACAAACAAAATATTCACTATAGTGAAGTTAACAAAACtcataaaaactaaaaagaaaggtCCAAATTTGAGCCACTGTAGTTACTTGAGAGTGTAATTCAATTGATCTTTCactttaaacaaataaataacaagAAAGAAGGAATAAAAAGGTTGAAGTTTATACACATGTTAAACCCATCTATAGTTTTGTGAGGAGCACATACTATTATGGGACTGTTTGCATCGACTTATTTCAATTTATCTACTTGCATAAGCACTTGTAAGACTGTTCcgaagaacttatgaaaacaatataTGACATGTTACTAAATTGTTTTTAGCTTATTTACATAACCCCTTCAGCAAAGATTATGCAAAAACAGTTTGActtaattttatcttttgttatggAAATAGCTTTTAAGAAGTGCAATATATGATAAGCGCTTGTCCTATAAGCTGCAAATTAAGTTGGTATATTCAAATCGTATTGTTCTTGCTATCTCCATGTGCACAAGATAAGGAGAAAGATAAAAATAATTCACATGACTTAAAAACAGTCCAAAATGACAGCAAAAACATAACCATCAAAGTCAACAAAATTGTGCCCCAGAAAAAAGCCAATTTATAAAAAGCACAAATGCAGACAAACAAATCAATAATCCAAAAGAtcaacaacatcaaacaacaaAAGTTAAAATCCCTGTAGCATCTACACCTCTCATAAATGATAAATGTTCGTGTCAGTGTCAGTGTCCGAACCAATACTGACACTTgtgattatttttaatttattcattttcttaaattattatCGGTGTCCGACATGTCAATATCGGTATCCTATTTTTAGCGTCCGTGCTTCATAGGTTAAAACACTTACTTCGCCCGATCTCCTATCAATCTATCAATGAACAACCAGAACATTATCAAAGCACAATAATAAACAATCCCCAAAGAAATTGAAAACAAACATAGTATTGTATAATAACCAAATCATGATAATCAAATTTGAACAAACAAGAAACCTTGAAAGCATGACGAGCTTTACATCCCATAAGCTGCAGTGTACTCTGTAAAACAGGACGCGTATAACGGAACGACTCCTTCTCCTTTTCCTTCTCCTTCAACTTCcccttctctttctctttctctttctctttcttctcGCCTTCGTCCACCACCACCAAGTACAATATCTTCGACACCTCAACCATACCTGTAACAAACAAACAACACGATCCAGATTCAACAATTCATAAATTCGGTAAACAAAAAGATAATTGATCACACCATTGCAATGGCGagagattgaaaacctgaaacgATGTTTTGGATTGGGATCAGAGAGGGAGAAAACGGTAGGGTTTGTTGAAAGGTTCAGGATCCGCCATTCTGAAATGCGGTTTTCTGCGACTGTTGCTTCGTGTTAGCGATTTCGGCATTCTTTCTTCTTACTCTCAACTCTTTGCGATGTGTCACGCATTttattgtgtgtgtttgttgtacGTTTCTGAATCccgttaaataaataaaaaggaattTTTCTAAATTTTAACATCTATAGTAAAATTACTTCAATGTTAAGAAACTAAAAGTGTTATATTTTTTCTaatgattatttttaatataatataagttttatttaaaagaaataaactaTGAGACGATATTCAATGTAGAATCTAttcattaataaaattatataattatactatttataattaaattatttttgggCTTTTGCCTTCTTggtaatcaaaaaaaaaaaattttaaaataaattatatgagATGGGTATTTGACCTTTGCACGCGCTGTTGAAACTATCAATTGCCACGGAGTGTGATGCGTGATGACGTGTAGGTTTAGTTGGACTTTAGAATGCAAGCATGTGTTTGGATAAATATGTAAATAAATGTGCCTTTTGAGTAAACTTAGTTtcttaatttaaagaaaaattcaATTAATTGAAATGAATGTTTCTCGTGTGGGCCTTAATAGAATTTGGCCCATCTTCAATTCTAAATCCTGTTTGAATGGCTTCATTTGAAGGATTCTACATCACCCTATAAGTTATATATGTCATCTTCCTTTTATGGTGTTTTGTCGTAAATACCTTTATTAAAATAtcagaattttaaaaaattatatgtaaatatcataaatttcaaaaatgacTCTGATTTATTGAAAAATTTGTCGGTTcccgaaaatttgaatttttcggTATTTAACAAAACTTCTCGGAAATTTTCAAACTTACGGTATTTACCAAAACTTTTCGGAAGTTCAAAATTTCCGATATAATTTTCTGGAAATTTCCAAATTTCTGATATTTACTGAAAAATTCGAAAATTTCCAAATTTCTGGTATTAAACCAGAAAgttgttttttcaattttttccttGATTTTTCTCGAATAACTTAATTTGCAAAATAGCAACCCGATTGAATATATGCATATAATAACGGTCATACATACAAGGATACAAAATCAATTAAGATGACTTTCTAACTTTGTCTTCCCAATGATTAAAGTGACCCGCATATGTTGATTCCCATGTTTTTGCATCATTAGTACAATTTTGTCTCCAATGGTCAGTGACGGGAGGCAATGGACAATCAGGTTTCAACTTTACCTGAACCCAATGATTATCGTTGACAAAACCAATAGCAATGATTTTATGTCTGATCGTATATATAGGTGGAGTTGAGGCAAGAGGGGAAAATGTGATGTTAAATCTTTTGGAAAGGGAGACAAAAAAAAGACATTGTATCTAGAAGCAATAGGGTAACCCATATAAAAAATCGTCATCCATTTATCCTTACCTTGCACAACCAAGTGTTTTACTCGTAACGCATTCTTAACTGTAGAAACCATGTCATAGAACAACTTGGAAAACAATTGAGTGTTGATGAACTTGAGCATCTAAATGCGTCCGAATCTAAGGCCATGGCTCTTTGCCCCATCCAAGTAGAACTACGATAGCACAGAAACCACAATTTCCATCATCACCAACATCAATAATGTCATCAATGTATGTATGTAAAAAAGTAGGGAACTGTGACAAGTGGATAAGTCTTGAAGATTTGGTGGACAATGGCTTCCAATCGGCGTTCTTAACGCTTGACTTATTGTTTGTTGTGCATGGTCTCTTTGTAGTCTGACTCCCTTGCGAGCCCTCTGCATACTCCCACTAGTTAGGACCCCACAACACGTCACTCTCTTGACTCTTTCTACTCTTCTTAACACCCCTCTTTGGCTTTTACTTCACCGACAGTGGACACATAGAAGTTGTGGATGGATATATTAATTTCCAAACCATTTTCTTCAATAGCCTCTAGCCTATAATATCCAATAAGGTTAAAGATGTCTTCAACTCTTCACACTCCGCTTCTAAATCCCGCTTTGTACCACTCTCATCATGACTGATGTAACAcccctaatttaattaattatttaattaaattgatcaaggatttattcgttggaattagttgaagtcgggaCTTATCGGTATTATTTTAAAAGCGTGATTGGATTAACGTGTTGATTTGAGCGGTTAAGTTTATGGccggattagtcggagaaatataattgcgagttggtattatTTGCGTTATGGTTTgattgtagttgtggaatattattAGAAATAATACTTATTTATGTTAtgtgactatttaattatttatagtttgttTTATGATTTATTGGATATATGATATAATGGAGTTAGTAGTAGTGGGCCTAAGTGGTAgagttatgggttaagcccattagtgagatagtaagagttaggttCTTAGAGATTTAGTCTTATAATTCATTTTggtgaaaaagaagagaaagaagaaaaagaagagaaagaagagaaagaagagaaagaagggaaagaagagaagaagagaggaaAGCTAGGGCATAAAGGGAAGAAACTCCATTGATGAatatgaagcttttgctaaggtaatggtggggttcttactctctaagggttggcatgatgatgggtatgtTAGAGGTTAGATTTCATAATTGTAAATCCAAGAATGTGTGAAGAAATTGAGTTGTTATGTGTTTAAGGAtgttatgaatgatgaatgttgaaattgatggaTGATTGGTTGTGCAATTGATGTAAATGATATGTGTATTTGAATATCTATTTGATACCAATGTTAGACTTGAGAAATTTGACTTAAAATGAGGTTTTGATGTTTGAGAAATGGGGTTTTGAAGGTTTAAGGAGAGGGAACTCGTAGCAGCAAGAAATCTGGGTTTTTGGGGTTCTGCaacagtgggaaccggttcccagtttgaaGGAACCAGGTTCCTGGGTGTTCTATTGCATAAAAACTGCATTTTAAtagatgggaaccggttcccatttttaaggaaccgggttccactgttcgaaattgttttaaaactttaaaaatccaaaacttttgactcgggtgtctgtTTGACGTGtcgtttggaccgttggaaagctaaaataaATTCCCATATTATAAGAATGGATTGAGGACCATTAGAAGATTATTTAATATGACTTATACTTTGGTATGTGTTTGATATGTatgaattgataatgatgttATATGCTATATGCAATTATTTGTACATCTTGACAGGTATGAGTTGGTAATGTTTCCTTGGgatgaattaacaataaatatgtttttattaagAAGTTGAATATTTCgcattatgatgttaattgaattttggaatatgatgattgtgttgatgttgttgttaataagataaattgttgatgtttgttgttagtaTGCTGAATGTGTTAATGTTGTTGTTAATAAGATGAACTGTTGATGTTTATTGTTAATgtgatgaatgtgttgatgtttttgttaataatttgaattgttgatgttggttgttaacatgatgaattagtTGATGTTGTTATTAATATGACGAAATTGTTGTCATTGTTGCTAGTATgtggaatttgttgttgttgttgttgttatagacCCTATgttcaatgttgataagttgtattgtgatgtgTTGTGATGTGAATTAATGTTGTATGATGATACGACATAGCAACGTGATTGAGACGTGATGAATTACTATGATAGTAATGATATGGTTATTACCATAGAACCTAGGCATTGAGTTGACGTGGTTTAGACGAGGTGTGACGTATTGTTTATATTGTATTTGTGGATGTGtatcattgagtcgcatccattgcatagcCTGAAActtatggcaaacacgacggcctgaaaactatggcaaacatgacgtcTTAATGGAAAATAGAGACGATGTGCCCAATGgcaatgtttaagttgggagttttactccaaatggtaccacatgcatatgcataagtttgagtcacattcgagtcgcatttgaattgcatttgaattgtgtttggattgttgagatgatgagatgtttgttgtgacctGATGATATTATAATTATGAATTTGAATATATTGTCCTAATTAATTAATGATATTGTTGCCGtgttgaaagttgtattatattgataatttgTTTTGCGATGAAAATTGTTGTGTGATGTTATGTGATGAGAAGTAGTGAAATTATGTatatatgatctatatctcctatattatttatcatgcattcctttatattgtaagatatctcacccctttgctgatatttcccatACCATGGGAAATTGGCAGGTACTCAAGAGTAGCTGAGAATATTCGAAGTAATTATTTGAAGTATATATGTTGCTCTATGataagtcgagttggtgtccattgctctgatacgtagtagTCGGGGGGtagttattattatttaaattgttGTATTTTAAGTCAACATTTATTTTTAAGTCAAATAAAAGATGCTTCTAAGTTGATTCTAATTTATAAGTTGAAGTATGATTCAATTGCATGGAGTTGTGTttctgaatgctatgtatcaatgttaaatgaaatataagtatgtttgttggtttaaatttaaatgtgacatcccattgtttgatgaagatttttaaatactctaatttttgcttataattaccgggtagaattgggtgttacattagtggtatcagagcaggtcggtctgtccggccaatgttatctaatgatgtttattcccgtgtacacgacaagtgtgtgaaatattatcggtacttgttgctttcaagttgtttgtctgcaggagttggtttgaaactaagtgggggagaagctatgcttatCGGGTATGTTTCGGTTGTAGGATGTAGTATGCTGCTGAGGGTgacagtgcaagtgttgttggagtttgttgtttgctgaatcgaaggtgacttgtaTTTAAGACTTTGGTCGTTAATTAAGTTGGAGTGTCTTGAAGGTAGATGATTAGACGTATTTGATGGATATTTCTAGAAGACATAATTTAGAAAGTTGCGATGTTCCAGTGCTACTGATGGATTGTGAAGTGTTGTTTAAGAAACCTTGCGTAAGATGTCGATGTTGGATTAGTGATTAAGTAAAGTAATGTTGTAGACCTTGTTGTGGGATTCTTGGTAAGTGATTGAGACAGTAGTGGAAgctgttgaagttgttgaaatgtTCTGAAGCGCGATTAAGAGTTGGAAATGTGAAAAaatgagtatgatttcaataataagaagtgtTGATAATGGCGTACAGGAATTTTAGTTCTGAGGCATCGTCAGAGGTGTTTTAATATGTAGCTGCAAGACGTCGATGTTAGCTTGTTCAAATGATTTTGAAAGATTAGTGAATTATGGAATTATAATGCTTCTGGTGATATGAGTACAAGTTGGAAAAGaaaattattaatgttggtaatgatggtttatactccattatggttgtcggttatctattaacaaattgaggacttgatcacccttaatctcttgttgatagtagaatAAATCGTGATTGGATAGTATAGACAtatcttgctagcttgatagtgcGTAAAGTGATGAATGTTACGTCTTGAAGATAGTTGCTCTCTGGTTGGTGTGAGTTAATAGAAAAGTATCCATGAATAGTTGATATGTAGTGAACAAGTTGGAGGAGTTGGTTTATAGGCAAGATAACATCGCAAAGtgtaggattgagaatgtcgagCGAACCACGATTTCGTGGTGGATGTTAAAGGAAGTCCAAACTAGATTAAGACTTGTGACCCACATAATTGACGAAAATTTAATGTGGATggtgacttaagatggattataagagttgcgcagcggaattgtaaggtggcgcagttgctatgaatgtatgtttgTTGGAGGTAAAAAACTAAGTCTCAGAAGTTTAGGAGAATGGTATGTCTTGATCCACATGTTTGATTTAGTAAGTTgttggaatgaagatgaagtgtcGGAGATATGGTATTTTCTCGTGAATACTTGCTGAGTTTATAAGGATGATATAAGGATTGCTAGTTGATGGTGAAGTTAGGTGTGTTCGTCAagtaatcttgttaagttgaCGTTATGCTGATTTGGTT from Vicia villosa cultivar HV-30 ecotype Madison, WI unplaced genomic scaffold, Vvil1.0 ctg.000004F_1_1_1, whole genome shotgun sequence includes the following:
- the LOC131621453 gene encoding uncharacterized protein LOC131621453, with protein sequence MAASSSTPNSSTSVASCAAIFKPTNSKDIGWKYNGLKDLNNRKKVTCDFCNMTSSGGISRAKRHQAGIQGDVIPCLKTPEDVKAILRADIFEKEKIKKGIQEIAVQIDADDTLDIEEISRIRTGKRIAENETSSIAIKRTKGPLDLVYKKAKDTSINDACDKEARARTIQYVARFFYTCGVAFNVANARAFKLMLEAVGSYGPHLKPPSYHELRVPLLKNELEYTKGLLKNQEVQRNKYGCSIMSDGWTDRKGRTLINFLVNCSTGTMFVKSVDASDYAKTGEKLAELLDTFVEEMGEKNVVQLITDNGSNYVAAGKILCEGRKHLFWTPCAAHCIDLMLEDIGKIPKVKNVIQKGIKVVGYIYNHTFALNLMRKTTGNVELVKQGVTRFATHFLCLQRMQELRGKLREMFLCEEWTSSKCAKDPKGKRAATTILNVSFWSDVLYTLKCMAPLVDVLRMVDNERKPAMGYIYAAMGVAKESIEKAFNLNSSKYKDVFEIIDKRWECQLHHPLHAAGHYLNPEYYFSKPEIESDARLVKGLRRCIERLSESEDVEDLISVELAQYRSASGLFGIKAAMRQRSTLAPAEWWKSYGAETPHLQLLAIKVLSLGCSASGCERNWSIFEHIHSKKRNKLEHQKLQDLVFIKYNQALVERFEIRDKIDPMEFSEINFHTEWLVGEMEKVGDVGEELVDPNHDLTWTQVADASGANEPLIYTRRSMARPQTSRPPRATIAPRATIAPRATIAQQVVVEEVEEDVEDEESEEDVEEDEELEENVEEEEEEEEDEDEDVEEYFDDAT